ACTGTTACTGCCGATGTTAAAAGGCGCAAAAATTATTTTAGTTGGGGACCATCACCAGCTGCCGCCGCTTGTAGGCGATGCGACATTTGAAGAAACATTGGAGCAAGTTGTGAAGGAAAGTACAACATTTGAAGAAAAACGGGAGCTTGAAAAATTACTCGAAGAATCACTATTTGAGCGTTTATATAACAATTTGCCGTCGCAAAACAAAACGATGCTTGCCCTTCAGTATCGTATGCATAAAAATATTATGTCAACTATTACACCGTTTTATGAAAATGAATCCGAACAGCTGCAATGTGGGTTAGAGGATTCGGATGCTGTACGAGATCATTTCCTTGAAACATCCAAAATTACACGAAACCATCATTTGCTATGGCTCGATATACCGAATGCCAAACCGTATTTTGAAGAGCGGATGAAAGAAGGCTCGAGTTTATTCAATTTAGCTGAGCTGGAACAGATTAAACAGCAGCTGCTCGAATTAAATGCCGCAACGGAGCAGGCAAAGGCACAAGGTCTGATTCCACAAGACGCATTAAAATCGGTTGGCGTTATTTCATTCTACGCGGAGCAGGTAAAGCGCATTAATCGTTTGATCGAGCAGGAGATCAGTGTACCGCATTTACACATCCGTACTGGATCGGTCGATAAATTCCAGGGGATGGAGATGGATGTCATTATTGTCAGCATGGTGCGGAATCATGACAATGAGCGCGGAGAAATTGGCTTTGCGAAAGATTACCGACGTCTCAATGTTGCCTTATCCCGCGCCCGGGAACTGCTCATTATGGTCGGCAGTACCGAAATGTTTACGAAGCGTCCAAAGAGCGCGAAAACAAGGGATATGTATGCCCATGTCTTAACGACCGTAAAAGAACAGGACGGCTATTTTGCTGTGTAGAAACAGGGGGATTGGATTGAATGGATTTACAAGGAACAGTTTTACAGCTGCAGAAAGAACTCAGCCAAAACCCATCCATTGAAATTAAAAAGCAAATGCAATATGCCATTCCGATTCATACATTGGAAGTGAAATATCATCCCGTGATGCGCAATGCCATGGATATTTTAATGAAGATGATGCTCATTTCCTTTGAAAAGGCAAAACTGAAAAATGTGGAGCTCTTAGCCGAAATTTTATTGGTGGAACCGTTATTTATTCATGATTTGACGAATAAAATGTTACGACTCGGCATGATAGTGAAAGAACAGGAATTTGCGCTTACTGCTAAAGGGAAAGCACAGCTGGAATCGGGCATTTTTGAAGAGGAACTAGAAGAAACAAGTTACTTCATTCAATACAGTCCGATTCATGAACGGCCATTGGAGGGGGACCTGGAAGAATTCGCGGATTTGGAAGAGTTTCCGGAGCCTTTCCCGACAATGGATACAGAAGAAATTGAAGCGATTGAAGAAACATTGCTCGTTGATTTCATTCAACAGCAGCTTTCCGAACAACCGGTGGCGGAAGACGAAGTTCCGCACTATATAACGAGTGTTGTGTCGACGGAATCAATCCAGATTAATGATATACCGGTCCTATGTTTTTTATTGTTCGATCAAAAGGAAAACAGACATTTTGTACGTGTATACAATACGTTGACACGTGTATGGGATGAGCGGCTGGAAACCATCTTATTCAATATAGAAAAAGAACAGCTTCAGGATGAGTAAAATAATATTTTTTGAATTATTGCAAAACTATAAAGTACATGATACACTAATGACAATTTAATAGTCTTATCAAGAGAAGCGGAGGGACTTGGCCTTATGATGCTTCAGCAACCTCTAGTGTTACTAGAAAGGTGCTACTTCCAGCAAGGTGTTGACCTTGGCAGATAAGAACGGGTAAAAGCCCCTCTCAATTCTGTTTTGCTGGAGTGAGAGGGGCTTTTTATGTTGTTCTGGAACGGTTCGTTTCGCTCGTAAAACAATGCAATGCCTGAACACGACTGATTATTAAAAGTATTTTGAAATAGTTTATGAGGGGGAAAGTGAAATGCCGATTAATATTCCGAAACATTTACCGGCGGGTGAGCTGCTTAGAAAAGAGAAGATTTTCGTCATGGAGGAGGACCGTGCGAAAACGCAGCAAATTCGACCGCTAAATATTTTAGTGTTTAATTTAATGCCTGAAAAAGAGAAAACCGAGCTGCAGTTGCTACGCTTGCTCGGGAATACACCATTACAGGTAGATGTCACATTTTTAAATACAGCTACATACGAATCAAAAAATGTTTCCAAATCGCATTTAGATACATTTTACCGAACATTTGACCAAGTGAAGCACCGTCGTTTTGATGGTCTTATTATTACGGGTGCGCCAGTAGAGAAAATGGATTTTGAAGATGTCGGCTACTGGAACGAAATTACGCATGTGATGGACTGGGCAAATGAACATGTTACTTCAATCATGTATATATGTTGGGGTGCACAGGCTGCCCTGTACCACCATTTTGGCATTGGTAAATTCGAATTGCCGAAGAAATGCTCCGGTGTATATTCCCATGTGATTACGGATTTAACAGTAGATCTAGTACGTGGATTCAGTGACGAGTATGTTGCACCGCATTCACGCCATACATCGGTTTCGATTGATGAAGTACGAGCACATCCCGACTTGCGTTTACTCAGCTATTCGGATGATGCAGGGGTGTTTATCGTTCAATCGAAAAACAATAAACATATTATGATTACAGGGCATCTGGAATATGATGCAACGACATTATCGGATGAGTATTTCCGCGATATCGAGAAAGATCCGGACAATACGGATATTCCGGTCAACTATTTTCCGAATAACGATCCGCTGCAGGCACCGAAAAATGTTTGGCGTGCCCATTCGCATCTATTGTTCTACAACTGGCTGAACTACTACGTATACCAAGAAACACCGTACGAATGGCATTATGTTGATGAGAATATTGAATATCATATTTAGTGTGTATAAAATGAAACAAACCAGCAAGAGGTGGACTCCTGCTGGTTCGTTTTATTTAATCGCGACCCAGGCACGTTCGCGTTCGATTTGCAAACTGATTTCACGCCCGAAGAAATCGCTTAATAATTCATCTGTTAAAACCGTTTCCCGTGCATTGGCTTCGATATTTTTTCCGTCTTTCATTAAAAGCACATGGCTAAAGCAAGGCAGAATTTCCTCTACATGGTGAGTCACATAGATGAGGGTAGGGCCGTTTTCAGCTTGTGCAATCTGTTCAATCGTCTGCAGTAAGTTTTCCCGTTCGATTAAGTCCAGCCCGCCACACGGTTCATCCAATATGAGAATTTCGGGATCTGCCATAATGGCCCTTGCGATTTGAACACGCTGCCGTTCACCTTGTGACAAATGCTCGAATGATTTATTTGCTAAATGGTCACAGTGAAAATGCTTCATAATGGAAACCGCATGATCAATTTCTTCATCTGTCACTTCATCGAATAGTCGAAGGGCACCGAATTTTCCGCTGAGCACGATTTCAATCGCATTATCCTGCCAGTTGAAATTATCGATCATCGCGTTGCTTACCCAGCCGATCCGCGTCCGCATCTTCGGTATATAGGTCTTGCCATATGTTTCGCCCAATACTTGGACGCTTCCTTCATTTGGCCATATATAGCCGTTAATGACTTTCAACAACGTCGTTTTACCTGAGCCGTTCAACCCTAAAATGGCCCAATGCTGTCCCTTTTGGACATGCCAGCTTAAATCGTTTAAAATCTTTTTGTCATTGCGATATAAATGGATATTTTCAATATGTATCATTTTAAAAACACCTCCACTTATTACTATGCACTTTTTTCCATTGTTACGAAAGTATTTTTTTGAAAATTGTAACAATTCAAATGTAAAAAAAGAAAGCAAACGCATAATGCTTGCTCTCTACCTATTTTTATATAACGACACTTTCTACACCTGCTGCGCGGTGGAACAGCTTTCCGTTCCATTTGAGCGCCCATTGTACGACAGGCCCTAAGCCGAACGCCATAAATACCGTACCGACTCCGACTGGTCCGCCCAATATAAAACCTATTATAGCAACCGTTACTTCCATTGTTGTACGTGCACGGTTGACACTCCAGCCAAGACGGTGAACCAACAACAGCATTAACGTGTCACGAGGCCCTACACCAAGGTTAGCCACCATATACATGCCGCAGCCGAAGCCCAGCAGGATAACGCCAACAACAAATGCCAATGTTTGTTCAAACAGTGTATTCGCATCCGGTAATACAATCATAAATATATCAATAAAAATACCTGTCAGGAACATGTCCAAATACGTTCCGACTTTCGGCAATCTTTTCGTGAAAAACGTATCAACAGCCAGAATGAGCAAGCCTAAAATGATAGACCATGTACCGACCGTTAAGCCCAAGTTTTTTTGTAGTCCGATATGAAGGACATCCCATGACCCAACGCCAAGTATTTGTCCTTTGATCGTTAATGTCACGCCTAATGATAAAACAATGATGCCTGCAATAAAAAATACGCAGCGCCAATAAAATTCCTGTTTCGCTTTCACATATAATCCCTCATCAATCTTCGATATAATCCTTACTCATTATAACGATTGAATCGGCAAAAACGGATTTACTAAAATTTCGAAACATTTGAACTTTTCGACGGCGAATTGTTCGTATTAGAGAGCGATAAAAAGGTGTTTATTTTTCATAGGAATAAGTTAATTCATCGGATGAATCGGCGACATCTACAACTAAATGATGTTCGTTGAAAAACCACTCATCGGACTTTTCAATATAAAAATGAATATCTTCCACAACGGTTTCAATGCCTATTTCATGCGGCTGCTCCCGCGTCATCCCTAACGAAAACCCTTCATGAAAAGGTGAAGAACCTCCATACCTTGCATAAAAACGAATGAAATCGCCTTTTTCTACTTCCATTTCCTGTTTAAACCAAGTAAGTGCTTTTTCTGATAGTCTGATTTCCATATATTTCACCTCTACTGTCATTATGCAGGAAATAAAAAAAACTTACAAAGCTCGCGTTCTGAAATTTTGACTACAAAAAAAGACTGAAAGGAAACCCCTTCAGTCAATTAGTTAAAATCCTTTAATTTTCGGTTCAGTACCGGCTTTAATCCGTTTAATATTTTCACGGTGACGGTAAAAAATGAAGCCAGCCAATACGACAACTAAAATGAATAACGCATATTCACCCGTTATCATCCAATGACCGATGACATAAATCACCGCTGCAGCGGACACAATCATAGATGATAAGCTGACCATTTTTGTTAGTTTTAAAGCGATGACAAATACAATGATTAAAATTATAAATAACGGTAAATTATAGCCTAAAATAACGCCACCGCTCGTAGCAACCGCCTTTCCTCCACGGAAACTGGCGAAAATCGGGAACATATGGCCCGCAGCTGCGATGACACCCAAGATTAAAGGATGGACCGTGCTGTCTGCGAAAAACGGCAATAACGGAAGCAATACCGCAGCCGTCCCTTTTAATATATCAATTAGCAATACGGCGATGCCCGACTTTTTGCCCAATACTCGAAATGTATTGGTCGTGCCTAAATTGCCGCTGCCCTGTTGTCGAATATCCGTTTTGTAAAAAATTTTGCCAATCCATAAAGCTGATGGAATGGAACCGATTAAATAAGCACAAATAATAATTAACGCGTTGATCAAGTGTTGTGCTCCTTTCGAATTCAGAATTATCAGTTGGTACTAATAGTATGTATTGAATATTTTACAATGTTTTTTAATAGAAGGAAAGAGGTATTATTTTTTCGCCTATGTAAAAAACAGGGAAAAAGTTACATTTTATTGTTTGCTGCTAAAGGATATGCTTTTAAACGTTCGTTATTGGTGATACAATTAATCTTTGCAAAGCCTAAATCAGTACCTTTAAACATTGACATCATGCATATTTGAGCGTACGATTAGGTAGTAAATAGAACGGTTGTTTGTATTTTTGGAGGGGATTACATTTGGTAAAAAACCAAACCGGTATTTCGTATAATGAAGATGCCATTCAAGTATTAGAAGGTTTAGAAGCCGTACGCAAAAGACCAGGGATGTATATTGGTTCTACAGATAGTCGAGGTCTTCACCACTTAGTGTATGAAATTGTAGACAATGCAGTGGATGAAGCGCTTGCTGGATTTGGACATCATATCATCGTGAAGATTCATGAAGATAACAGTATTAGCGTGCGTGACCATGGTCGTGGTATGCCAACAGGTATGCATAAAATGGGCAAACCAACCCCGGAAATTATTTTCACCGTCCTTCATGCAGGCGGAAAGTTTGGACAAGGCGGCTATAAAACAAGTGGTGGTTTACATGGTGTAGGTTCATCCGTTGTAAATGCCTTATCAACATTTTTGGAAGTAACGATTTATCGTGACGGCCAAATTTACCGCCAGCGTTTTGAACAAGGCGGGAAGCCGGCTACATCGCTTGATATGATCGGGAAAACGAAGGAAACAGGAACACTTGTACATTTCCTGCCGGATCCATCGATTTTTTCTGTCGTTAAATATAATTATGATACTTTGGCAGAGCGCTTACGCGAATCTGCGTTTTTATTAAAAGGTTTAAAAATCGAACTGATCGATGAGCGCGGAGAAGGGAAGCATGAAATTTTCCATTATGAAAGCGGTATTGAGGCGTTCGTTACATACTTGAACGAAGAAAAAGATGTATTGCATCCAGTCAAATATGTAGAAGGCATCATTCAGGAAATTGAAGTGGAGTTCGCGCTGCAATTTAACGACGGCTATTCCGAAACAATTTTGTCATTCGTTAACAATGTCCGTACACGTGATGGCGGTACGCATGAAACAGGTGCTAAAACAGCTTTGACACGTGTGTTCAATGAATACGCACGCAAAATCGGACTGCTGAAAGAAAAAGATAAAAACCTGGAAGGCACGGATATCCGTGAAGGCCTGACAGCAATTGTTTCTGTCCGTATTCCTGAAAATCTGCTGCAATTTGAAGGGCAGACAAAAGGGAAGCTTGGTACATCCGAAGCACGCTCTGCCGTTGATACCGTTGTTTCAGAACAGTTAATGTATGTCCTAGAAGAAAACGCCGAGCTATCGGCTTCTTTAGTGCGAAAAGCCATTCGTGCCCAACAAGTGCGTGAAGCTGCACGTAAAGCACGTGATGATGCCCGTAACGGGAAAAAGAAAAAATCAAGTACGCTTCTGTCCGGTAAGCTGACACCTGCACAGTCGAAAAATGCTTCGAGAAATGAATTGTACCTAGTAGAGGGTGACTCTGCTGGCGGTTCGGCAAAACAAGGCCGTGACCGTACATTCCAGGCGATTTTGCCATTGCGCGGTAAAGTCATCAATACCGAAAAGGCTAAGCTGCAGGACATTATGAAAAACGAAGAAATCGCGACGATCATCCATACGATCGGTGCCGGTGTCGGAGCTGATTTCTCAGTGGAGGATGCCGCTTACGATAAAGTTGTCATCATGACCGATGCCGATACAGATGGTGCCCATATTCAAGTACTATTGCTGACATTCTTCTACCGGTATATGCGCCCGCTTATCGAAGCAGGGAAAGTGTATATCGCGTTACCGCCTCTTTATAAAGTTTCAAAAGGTTCGGGTAAAAAGCAGGAGCTGATCTATGCCTGGACTGAACAGGAGCTGAGTGCCGCAACGAAGAAAATCGGCAAAGGCTATATTATTCAGCGCTATAAAGGGTTAGGCGAGATGAATGCCGACCAGCTTTGGGATACAACGATGAATCCGGAAACACGTACATTAATCCGTGTGAAAATTGAAGATGGAGCACGTGCAGAACGTCGTATTACAACATTGATGGGCGATAAAGTAGAGCCCCGTCGTAAATGGATTGAATCAAACGTCAACTTCGGCATGGAAGAGGATGCAAGCATTTTAGAAAATGAATTCATCCAGCATGAGGAGGTTAACGAATAATGAGTTTTGTAGAAAAATTTCAAGATTTGCCATTAGAAGAAGTAATGGGTGACCGTTTTGGTCGCTATTCCAAATATATTATTCAAGACCGTGCATTACCGGATACACGTGACGGGCTAAAACCTGTACAACGTCGTATATTATATGCGATGTTCCATGAAGGTAATACTTTTGACAAGCCGTTCCGTAAATCGGCAAAAACTGTCGGTAATGTAATCGGTAACTACCATCCGCACGGTGACAGCTCGGTATATGATGCGATGGTCCGTATGAGTCAGGACTGGAAAAGCCGTCATATGCTGATCGAAATGCACGGTAACAACGGTTCTGTCGATGGGGACCCGCCAGCAGCAATGCGTTACACGGAAGCACGTCTTTCGGCGATTGCCTCAGAATTGTTACGTGATATTAATAAAAATACAGTTGAATTCGTTCCGAACTTCGATGATCAGGATATGGAACCGACTGTATTGCCATCTCGCTTCCCAAATCTATTAGTTAACGGCGCAACAGGGATTTCGGCTGGTTATGCGACGGATATTCCGCCACATAACCTGCAGGAAGCACTTGATGCGGTTTTAATGCGTCTGGACAACAAAAACTGTACAGTCGATGAACTGATGACCGTTATTAAAGGGCCCGATTTTCCAACGGGCGGGATTATTCAAGGGATTGACGGCATTAAAAAAGCGTACGAAACTGGAAAAGGGAAAATCATTGTCCGTTCACGTACTGAAATTGAGCAGTTAAAAGGCAATAAAGAACAGATTATTATTTCCGAAATCCCGTTTGAAGTAAATAAGGCCAACATGATCCGTAAAATGGACGAGCTCCGTGTAAATGACCGACGTTTAGACGGCATTTCCGAAATTCGTGATGAATCGGACCGTGACGGTTTACGAATTGTTGTCGAACTGAAAAAAGACGTGCCGGCACAAGGGATTTTAAATTTCCTATTAAAATCAACGGATTTGCAAGTTTCATATAACTTCAATATGATTGCGATTCATAACCGTCGTCCAATGATGATGACATTGCCGCTCATGTTGGATGCGTACATTGATCACCAGAAGGAAATTGTGCGACGCAGATCCCAATATGACTTAACAAAAGCAGAAGATCGCTTACATATCGTTGAAGGTCTTATGAAAGCCTTATCCATTTTGGATGAAGTAATTGAAACAATCCGTGCATCGAAGGATAAACGCGATGCGAAAAATAACATTATGGAGAAATTCGGCTTTACGGAAGAACAGGCAGAAGCAATCGTCAGCCTTCAGCTTTACCGTTTAACAAATACCGATATTACCCAGCTTCAAAAAGAGCAGGATGAGCTCCAACAGCTTGTTGTGAAATTGAAAGCCATTTTAGA
This genomic window from Solibacillus sp. FSL R5-0449 contains:
- the parC gene encoding DNA topoisomerase IV subunit A translates to MSFVEKFQDLPLEEVMGDRFGRYSKYIIQDRALPDTRDGLKPVQRRILYAMFHEGNTFDKPFRKSAKTVGNVIGNYHPHGDSSVYDAMVRMSQDWKSRHMLIEMHGNNGSVDGDPPAAMRYTEARLSAIASELLRDINKNTVEFVPNFDDQDMEPTVLPSRFPNLLVNGATGISAGYATDIPPHNLQEALDAVLMRLDNKNCTVDELMTVIKGPDFPTGGIIQGIDGIKKAYETGKGKIIVRSRTEIEQLKGNKEQIIISEIPFEVNKANMIRKMDELRVNDRRLDGISEIRDESDRDGLRIVVELKKDVPAQGILNFLLKSTDLQVSYNFNMIAIHNRRPMMMTLPLMLDAYIDHQKEIVRRRSQYDLTKAEDRLHIVEGLMKALSILDEVIETIRASKDKRDAKNNIMEKFGFTEEQAEAIVSLQLYRLTNTDITQLQKEQDELQQLVVKLKAILEDEKKLIRVIKSELNDIKKRFSSPRLSTIEAEIEEIKVTRDVLVPSEEVVVTVTKDGYVKRTSLRSHNASNGKDFAMKDSDYLLYEAHLNTQHHLLLFTSKGHYIYQPVHELPDIRWKDLGQHISSIVPIDSNEEIIEVIGIDTFEKPDLYVFTATREGQIKRSALADYIVTRYSKPIKTMNLKGDDEMIFARLVTDKEEVLLSTNTSYTIRFPMEDLPVTGVKTAGVKGIIVKEGEYLAAVAILNPEQEQELVIVTQRGAVKRMLLSELELGNRAKRGVVILKELKSNPHRIYTILVVNFRNTFTIETEKGIQETISVTSLTRADRYSNGSLRIDIDGDGAICRAYVEKTE
- the plsY gene encoding glycerol-3-phosphate 1-O-acyltransferase PlsY, encoding MINALIIICAYLIGSIPSALWIGKIFYKTDIRQQGSGNLGTTNTFRVLGKKSGIAVLLIDILKGTAAVLLPLLPFFADSTVHPLILGVIAAAGHMFPIFASFRGGKAVATSGGVILGYNLPLFIILIIVFVIALKLTKMVSLSSMIVSAAAVIYVIGHWMITGEYALFILVVVLAGFIFYRHRENIKRIKAGTEPKIKGF
- a CDS encoding ABC transporter ATP-binding protein yields the protein MIHIENIHLYRNDKKILNDLSWHVQKGQHWAILGLNGSGKTTLLKVINGYIWPNEGSVQVLGETYGKTYIPKMRTRIGWVSNAMIDNFNWQDNAIEIVLSGKFGALRLFDEVTDEEIDHAVSIMKHFHCDHLANKSFEHLSQGERQRVQIARAIMADPEILILDEPCGGLDLIERENLLQTIEQIAQAENGPTLIYVTHHVEEILPCFSHVLLMKDGKNIEANARETVLTDELLSDFFGREISLQIERERAWVAIK
- the parE gene encoding DNA topoisomerase IV subunit B, producing the protein MVKNQTGISYNEDAIQVLEGLEAVRKRPGMYIGSTDSRGLHHLVYEIVDNAVDEALAGFGHHIIVKIHEDNSISVRDHGRGMPTGMHKMGKPTPEIIFTVLHAGGKFGQGGYKTSGGLHGVGSSVVNALSTFLEVTIYRDGQIYRQRFEQGGKPATSLDMIGKTKETGTLVHFLPDPSIFSVVKYNYDTLAERLRESAFLLKGLKIELIDERGEGKHEIFHYESGIEAFVTYLNEEKDVLHPVKYVEGIIQEIEVEFALQFNDGYSETILSFVNNVRTRDGGTHETGAKTALTRVFNEYARKIGLLKEKDKNLEGTDIREGLTAIVSVRIPENLLQFEGQTKGKLGTSEARSAVDTVVSEQLMYVLEENAELSASLVRKAIRAQQVREAARKARDDARNGKKKKSSTLLSGKLTPAQSKNASRNELYLVEGDSAGGSAKQGRDRTFQAILPLRGKVINTEKAKLQDIMKNEEIATIIHTIGAGVGADFSVEDAAYDKVVIMTDADTDGAHIQVLLLTFFYRYMRPLIEAGKVYIALPPLYKVSKGSGKKQELIYAWTEQELSAATKKIGKGYIIQRYKGLGEMNADQLWDTTMNPETRTLIRVKIEDGARAERRITTLMGDKVEPRRKWIESNVNFGMEEDASILENEFIQHEEVNE
- the metA gene encoding homoserine O-succinyltransferase: MPINIPKHLPAGELLRKEKIFVMEEDRAKTQQIRPLNILVFNLMPEKEKTELQLLRLLGNTPLQVDVTFLNTATYESKNVSKSHLDTFYRTFDQVKHRRFDGLIITGAPVEKMDFEDVGYWNEITHVMDWANEHVTSIMYICWGAQAALYHHFGIGKFELPKKCSGVYSHVITDLTVDLVRGFSDEYVAPHSRHTSVSIDEVRAHPDLRLLSYSDDAGVFIVQSKNNKHIMITGHLEYDATTLSDEYFRDIEKDPDNTDIPVNYFPNNDPLQAPKNVWRAHSHLLFYNWLNYYVYQETPYEWHYVDENIEYHI
- a CDS encoding YitT family protein translates to MKAKQEFYWRCVFFIAGIIVLSLGVTLTIKGQILGVGSWDVLHIGLQKNLGLTVGTWSIILGLLILAVDTFFTKRLPKVGTYLDMFLTGIFIDIFMIVLPDANTLFEQTLAFVVGVILLGFGCGMYMVANLGVGPRDTLMLLLVHRLGWSVNRARTTMEVTVAIIGFILGGPVGVGTVFMAFGLGPVVQWALKWNGKLFHRAAGVESVVI
- a CDS encoding nucleoside-diphosphate sugar epimerase, whose protein sequence is MDLQGTVLQLQKELSQNPSIEIKKQMQYAIPIHTLEVKYHPVMRNAMDILMKMMLISFEKAKLKNVELLAEILLVEPLFIHDLTNKMLRLGMIVKEQEFALTAKGKAQLESGIFEEELEETSYFIQYSPIHERPLEGDLEEFADLEEFPEPFPTMDTEEIEAIEETLLVDFIQQQLSEQPVAEDEVPHYITSVVSTESIQINDIPVLCFLLFDQKENRHFVRVYNTLTRVWDERLETILFNIEKEQLQDE
- a CDS encoding HesB/YadR/YfhF family protein — translated: MEIRLSEKALTWFKQEMEVEKGDFIRFYARYGGSSPFHEGFSLGMTREQPHEIGIETVVEDIHFYIEKSDEWFFNEHHLVVDVADSSDELTYSYEK